Proteins from one Streptococcus mitis B6 genomic window:
- a CDS encoding DUF3884 family protein, with translation MFKDFIQSIYEKVYIINFDKCSQIPCLTNEELKKLGKWYVSTGKEWICHSDYELEEFKNIFLNFISPEEWDNISFDSDFMPFQQS, from the coding sequence ATGTTTAAAGATTTTATCCAATCAATTTATGAAAAAGTTTATATTATCAATTTTGATAAATGTTCTCAAATACCTTGTTTGACTAATGAGGAGCTGAAAAAACTTGGGAAATGGTATGTCTCTACCGGTAAAGAATGGATTTGCCATTCAGACTATGAGCTGGAAGAATTTAAAAATATCTTTTTAAATTTTATCAGTCCTGAAGAATGGGATAATATCTCCTTTGATTCAGATTTTATGCCGTTTCAACAATCATAA
- the nrdH gene encoding glutaredoxin-like protein NrdH: MVTVYSKNNCVQCKMTKRFLDSNNVSYREINLDEQPEYIDQVKELGFNAAPVIQTPTEVFSGFQPGKLKQLA, translated from the coding sequence ATGGTAACCGTTTATTCTAAAAACAATTGTGTCCAATGTAAAATGACCAAGCGTTTCTTGGACAGTAATAATGTCTCTTATCGTGAAATCAATCTTGATGAGCAGCCTGAGTACATCGATCAAGTTAAAGAGCTCGGTTTTAACGCAGCTCCTGTTATCCAAACACCAACTGAAGTCTTTTCAGGTTTCCAACCAGGAAAACTGAAACAATTAGCATAA
- the nrdF gene encoding class 1b ribonucleoside-diphosphate reductase subunit beta, whose protein sequence is MSQTYYKAINWNAIEDVIDKSTWEKLTEQFWLDTRIPLSNDLDDWRKLSNKEKDLVGKVFGGLTLLDTMQSETGVQALRSDIRTPHEEAVFNNIQFMESVHAKSYSSIFSTLNTKAEIEEIFEWTNTNPYLQKKAEIVNEIYLNGSPLEKKVASVFLETFLFYSGFFTPLYYLGNNKLANVAEIIKLIIRDESVHGTYIGYKFQLGFNELPEEEQEKLKEWMYDLLYTLYENEEGYTESLYDGVGWTEEVKTFLRYNANKALMNLGQDPLFPDSADDVNPIVMNGISTGTSNHDFFSQVGNGYLLGEVEAMQDDDYNYGLD, encoded by the coding sequence ATGTCACAAACTTACTACAAAGCCATTAACTGGAATGCCATCGAAGATGTCATCGACAAATCAACTTGGGAAAAGCTGACGGAGCAATTCTGGCTTGATACACGTATTCCCTTATCAAATGACTTGGATGACTGGAGAAAGTTATCAAACAAGGAAAAAGACCTGGTCGGTAAAGTCTTTGGTGGATTAACTCTCTTGGATACCATGCAATCTGAAACTGGGGTTCAAGCCCTTCGCTCGGACATCCGTACACCACATGAGGAAGCTGTTTTCAATAACATCCAATTTATGGAATCTGTTCACGCTAAATCTTACTCATCAATCTTCTCTACCTTGAATACTAAGGCTGAGATTGAAGAAATTTTCGAATGGACCAATACCAATCCTTACCTACAAAAGAAGGCAGAGATTGTCAACGAAATCTACCTAAATGGTAGCCCACTTGAAAAGAAAGTTGCCAGCGTCTTCCTCGAAACCTTCCTCTTCTACTCTGGTTTTTTCACCCCCCTCTACTATCTTGGTAACAACAAACTAGCCAACGTTGCGGAAATCATTAAATTGATTATTCGTGATGAATCTGTTCACGGAACCTACATCGGATATAAATTCCAACTCGGTTTCAATGAATTACCTGAAGAAGAGCAAGAAAAACTTAAAGAATGGATGTACGACCTGCTCTACACTCTCTACGAGAACGAAGAAGGCTATACAGAGAGCCTCTATGACGGTGTTGGTTGGACGGAAGAAGTCAAAACCTTCCTTCGCTACAATGCCAACAAGGCTCTCATGAACCTGGGACAAGATCCACTCTTCCCAGATTCAGCTGATGATGTCAACCCAATCGTTATGAACGGTATTTCAACCGGAACATCTAACCACGACTTCTTCTCTCAAGTCGGAAATGGTTACCTCCTTGGCGAAGTTGAAGCCATGCAAGACGATGACTACAACTACGGTTTGGACTAA
- a CDS encoding phosphocarrier protein HPr: protein MASKDFHVVAETGIHARPATLLVQTASKFASDITLEYKGKSVNLKSIMGVMSIGVGQGADVTISAEGADADDAIAAISETMEKEGLA, encoded by the coding sequence ATGGCTTCTAAAGATTTCCACGTAGTGGCAGAAACAGGTATTCACGCACGTCCAGCAACATTGTTGGTACAAACTGCTAGCAAATTTGCTTCAGATATCACTCTTGAGTACAAAGGTAAATCAGTTAACCTTAAATCAATTATGGGTGTTATGAGTATTGGTGTTGGCCAAGGTGCTGACGTAACTATCTCAGCTGAAGGTGCAGATGCAGATGACGCTATCGCTGCAATCTCAGAAACAATGGAAAAAGAAGGATTGGCATAA
- the ptsP gene encoding phosphoenolpyruvate--protein phosphotransferase, translating into MTEMLKGIAASDGVAVAKAYLLVQPDLSFETISVEDTNAEEARLDVALEASQNELSLIREKAVGTLGEEAAQVFDAHLMVLSDPELIGQIKETIRAKKVNAEAGLKEVTDMFITIFEGMEDNPYMQERAADIRDVTKRVLANLLGKKLPNPASINEEVIVIAHDLTPSDTAQLDKNFVKAFVTNIGGRTSHSAIMARTLEIAAVLGTNNITEVVKDGDILAVNGITGEVIISPTDEQAAEFKAAGEAYAKQKAEWALLKDAQTVTADGKHFELAANIGTPKDVEGVNNNGAEAVGLYRTEFLYMDSQDFPTEDEQYEAYKAVLEGMNGKPVVVRTMDIGGDKELPYFDMPHEMNPFLGFRALRISISETGDAMFRTQIRALLRASVHGQLRIMFPMVALLKEFRAAKAVYEEEKANLLAEGVAVADDIQVGIMIEIPAAAMLADQFAKEVDFMSIGTNDLIQYSMAADRMNEQVSYLYQPYNPSILRLINNVIKAAHAEGKWAGMCGEMAGDQKAVPLLVGMGLDEFSMSATSVLRTRSLMKKLDTAKMEEYANRALTECSTMEEVLELQKEYVNFD; encoded by the coding sequence ATGACAGAAATGCTTAAAGGAATCGCAGCATCTGACGGTGTTGCAGTTGCAAAAGCATATCTACTCGTTCAACCGGATTTGTCATTCGAGACTATTTCAGTCGAAGATACAAACGCAGAAGAGGCTCGTTTGGATGTTGCTCTTGAAGCTTCTCAAAACGAGCTTTCTCTTATCCGCGAGAAAGCTGTAGGTACGCTTGGTGAAGAAGCGGCTCAAGTTTTTGACGCTCATTTGATGGTTCTTTCTGACCCAGAATTGATTGGTCAGATTAAAGAAACAATTCGTGCTAAGAAAGTCAATGCAGAAGCAGGTCTTAAAGAAGTGACTGACATGTTCATCACTATCTTTGAAGGCATGGAAGACAACCCATACATGCAAGAACGTGCAGCGGATATCCGAGACGTGACAAAACGTGTATTGGCAAACCTTCTTGGTAAGAAATTGCCAAACCCAGCTTCTATAAATGAAGAAGTAATCGTGATTGCGCATGACTTGACACCATCTGATACAGCTCAATTAGACAAAAACTTTGTAAAAGCTTTTGTAACAAACATCGGTGGACGTACAAGCCACTCAGCTATCATGGCACGTACACTTGAAATTGCAGCTGTATTGGGAACAAATAACATCACTGAAGTGGTGAAAGACGGTGATATCCTTGCCGTTAACGGAATTACTGGTGAAGTGATTATCAGCCCAACAGATGAACAAGCGGCAGAATTTAAAGCAGCTGGTGAAGCTTATGCTAAACAAAAAGCTGAATGGGCACTTTTGAAAGATGCTCAAACAGTGACTGCTGACGGTAAACACTTCGAGTTGGCAGCTAACATCGGTACTCCAAAAGATGTTGAAGGTGTTAACAACAACGGTGCAGAAGCTGTTGGACTTTACCGTACAGAGTTCTTGTACATGGATTCTCAAGACTTCCCAACAGAAGACGAACAGTATGAAGCATACAAGGCTGTTCTTGAGGGAATGAATGGTAAACCAGTGGTTGTTCGTACAATGGATATCGGTGGAGATAAGGAACTTCCTTACTTCGATATGCCACATGAAATGAACCCATTCCTTGGATTCCGTGCCCTTCGTATCTCTATTTCTGAAACTGGAGATGCAATGTTCCGTACACAAATCCGTGCCCTTCTTCGTGCTTCTGTTCATGGTCAATTGCGTATCATGTTCCCAATGGTTGCCCTTTTGAAAGAATTCCGTGCAGCTAAAGCAGTTTATGAAGAAGAAAAAGCAAACCTTCTTGCTGAAGGTGTTGCAGTTGCGGATGACATCCAAGTTGGTATCATGATTGAAATCCCTGCAGCAGCGATGCTTGCAGACCAATTTGCAAAAGAAGTAGACTTCATGTCAATTGGTACAAACGACTTGATCCAATACTCAATGGCAGCAGACCGTATGAACGAACAAGTTTCATACCTTTATCAACCATATAACCCATCAATCCTTCGCTTGATCAACAACGTTATCAAGGCAGCTCACGCTGAAGGTAAATGGGCTGGTATGTGTGGTGAGATGGCTGGTGACCAAAAAGCTGTTCCACTTCTTGTCGGAATGGGCTTGGATGAATTCTCTATGTCAGCAACATCAGTACTTCGTACACGTAGCTTGATGAAGAAATTGGATACTGCTAAGATGGAAGAGTACGCTAACCGTGCCCTTACAGAGTGTTCAACAATGGAAGAAGTCCTTGAACTTCAAAAAGAATACGTTAACTTCGATTAA
- a CDS encoding DeoR/GlpR family DNA-binding transcription regulator: protein MLKQEKLDNILETVNTKGTITVKEIMARLDVSDMTARRYLQELADKDLLVRVHGGAEKIRTGSILNNERSNIEKQSLQIAEKQEISRFAGHLIDEGETIFIGPGTTLESFARELPIDNIRVVTNSLPVFLILNERKLTDLILIGGNYRSITGAFVGTLTLQNLANLQFSKAFVSCNGIKDNAIATFSEEEGESQRIALNNSNKKYLLADNSKFNKFDFYTFYNISDIDTIVSDSKLSKETFEQLSKQTKIILSKP, encoded by the coding sequence ATGTTAAAGCAGGAAAAACTAGATAATATTCTAGAAACGGTAAATACAAAGGGAACTATTACTGTAAAAGAAATCATGGCTCGCTTAGATGTATCCGATATGACTGCCAGACGCTACTTGCAAGAGTTAGCTGACAAAGATTTACTTGTTCGGGTGCACGGGGGAGCTGAAAAAATTCGCACAGGTTCTATTTTAAATAATGAACGTTCCAATATTGAAAAACAAAGCTTACAGATTGCAGAAAAACAAGAAATCAGCCGTTTTGCAGGCCATTTAATCGATGAGGGGGAAACTATTTTTATCGGCCCAGGGACAACCTTGGAATCTTTTGCTCGTGAACTTCCAATTGATAATATTCGTGTTGTAACAAACAGTTTACCAGTCTTTCTCATCCTAAACGAACGAAAACTAACAGATTTGATTTTAATCGGTGGCAACTATCGCTCCATCACTGGAGCCTTTGTCGGAACACTAACCTTGCAAAACTTGGCTAATTTACAATTTTCTAAAGCCTTCGTTAGCTGTAATGGTATTAAGGACAATGCAATTGCGACCTTCAGCGAAGAGGAAGGTGAATCCCAACGCATCGCCCTCAACAATTCCAATAAAAAATACTTACTAGCTGACAATAGTAAGTTCAATAAATTTGATTTTTATACCTTCTACAATATCTCTGATATCGATACCATCGTTTCAGATTCTAAACTGAGCAAAGAAACGTTTGAACAACTTTCAAAACAAACAAAAATTATTCTTTCTAAACCATAA
- the nrdE gene encoding class 1b ribonucleoside-diphosphate reductase subunit alpha: MGLKHLEDVTYFRLNNEINRPVNGQIMLHKDKEALDAFFKENVVPNTMVFDSIKDKINYLIDHNYIETAFIKKYRPEFLEELSQFIKDQNFQFKSFMAAYKFYNQYALKTNDGEYYLESMEDRVFFNALYFADGNEAVAIDIANEIIYQRYQPATPSFLNAGRARRGELVSCFLIQVTDDMNSIGRSINSALQLSRIGGGVGITLSNLREAGAPIKGYEGAASGVVPVMKLFEDSFSYSNQLGQRQGAGVVYLNVFHPDIIAFLSTKKENADEKVRVKTLSLGVVVPDKFYELARKNEEMYLFSPYSVEKEYGVPFNYIDITEKYDELVANPNIRKTKIKARDLETEISKLQQESGYPYVVNIDTANRANPVDGKIIMSNLCSEILQVQEPSLINDAQEFLQMGTDVSCNLGSTNVVNMMTSPDFGRSIRAMVRALTFVTDSSHIVAVPTIDHGNSQAHTFGLGAMGLHSYLAQQLIEYGSPESVEFTSIYFMLMNYWTLVESNNIARERGITFHNFEKSDYAKGSYFDKYITGEFIPKSDRVKELFKDVFIPSAADWAELRDKVQADGLYHQNRLAVAPNGSISYINDVSASIHPITQRIEERQEKKIGKIYYPAAGLSTETIPYYTSAYDMDMRKVIDVYAAATEHVDQGLSLTLFMRSDIPKGLYEWKKENKQTTRDLSILRNYAFNKGIKSIYYVRTFTDDGGEVGANQCESCVI; the protein is encoded by the coding sequence ATGGGATTAAAACATCTTGAGGACGTGACTTACTTCCGTCTCAATAACGAAATCAACCGTCCTGTCAATGGACAAATCATGCTTCATAAAGATAAAGAAGCCTTGGATGCCTTCTTTAAAGAAAATGTCGTTCCAAACACTATGGTTTTTGATTCAATTAAAGATAAAATCAACTACCTCATTGACCACAACTACATCGAAACAGCCTTTATCAAGAAATACCGTCCAGAGTTCTTGGAAGAATTGTCACAATTTATCAAAGACCAAAACTTCCAATTCAAGTCTTTCATGGCTGCCTATAAATTTTACAATCAATATGCCTTAAAAACCAACGACGGTGAATATTATCTTGAAAGTATGGAAGACCGTGTCTTCTTTAACGCCCTTTATTTCGCTGATGGGAATGAAGCTGTTGCAATTGATATTGCCAATGAAATCATCTATCAACGCTACCAACCAGCTACTCCTTCTTTCCTCAATGCTGGACGTGCTCGTCGTGGGGAGTTGGTATCTTGTTTTCTAATCCAAGTGACGGATGATATGAACTCTATCGGACGTTCTATCAACTCAGCTCTTCAACTTTCACGTATTGGTGGTGGTGTGGGAATTACCCTCAGCAATCTTCGTGAAGCTGGTGCACCTATCAAAGGCTACGAAGGAGCAGCTTCTGGTGTCGTACCAGTCATGAAACTCTTCGAAGACAGCTTCTCTTACTCTAACCAATTGGGTCAACGTCAAGGTGCTGGTGTTGTCTACCTCAACGTCTTCCACCCAGACATCATCGCCTTCCTTTCAACTAAGAAAGAAAACGCTGATGAAAAAGTTCGTGTCAAAACCCTATCACTTGGTGTTGTAGTACCCGATAAATTCTACGAATTGGCGCGTAAAAATGAAGAAATGTACCTCTTCAGCCCTTACTCTGTAGAAAAAGAATACGGTGTGCCATTCAACTACATCGACATTACTGAAAAATACGATGAATTGGTCGCAAATCCAAATATCCGTAAGACAAAAATCAAGGCGCGTGATTTGGAAACTGAAATCTCTAAATTGCAACAAGAGTCTGGCTACCCTTATGTAGTCAACATCGACACGGCTAACCGTGCAAATCCTGTTGATGGAAAGATTATCATGAGTAATTTGTGTTCTGAGATTCTTCAAGTCCAAGAACCAAGCTTGATCAACGATGCTCAAGAATTCCTTCAAATGGGAACGGACGTTTCATGTAACCTTGGTTCAACCAACGTGGTCAACATGATGACTTCACCTGATTTTGGTCGTTCTATCCGTGCTATGGTTCGTGCCCTTACTTTCGTTACAGATAGTTCACACATCGTAGCTGTTCCTACCATCGACCACGGAAATAGCCAAGCTCACACCTTTGGACTTGGTGCCATGGGACTTCACAGCTACCTTGCGCAACAACTGATTGAGTATGGATCCCCTGAGTCTGTTGAGTTTACTAGCATCTACTTCATGCTCATGAACTACTGGACCTTGGTAGAATCAAACAATATCGCGCGTGAACGTGGTATCACCTTCCACAACTTTGAAAAATCAGACTATGCTAAGGGAAGCTACTTCGACAAGTATATTACAGGCGAATTTATTCCAAAATCAGACCGTGTTAAAGAACTTTTTAAAGATGTCTTTATCCCAAGTGCTGCTGACTGGGCTGAACTTCGCGACAAGGTTCAAGCAGATGGTCTTTACCACCAAAACCGCCTTGCTGTAGCGCCAAATGGTTCGATCAGTTACATCAATGACGTCTCTGCTTCTATCCACCCGATTACGCAACGTATCGAAGAACGTCAAGAAAAGAAAATCGGTAAAATCTACTACCCTGCTGCTGGCTTGTCAACAGAAACCATTCCTTACTACACTTCTGCTTACGACATGGATATGCGTAAGGTTATTGATGTCTATGCTGCTGCAACTGAGCACGTGGACCAAGGACTTTCACTCACCCTCTTCATGCGTAGTGACATTCCAAAAGGTCTTTACGAATGGAAGAAAGAAAACAAACAAACGACACGTGACTTGTCTATCCTTCGTAACTATGCCTTTAACAAGGGTATCAAGTCTATCTACTACGTTCGTACCTTTACAGATGACGGTGGAGAAGTTGGTGCTAACCAATGTGAAAGCTGTGTGATTTAA
- the lacG gene encoding 6-phospho-beta-galactosidase: MTKTLPKDFIFGGATAAYQAEGATHTDGKGPVAWDKYLEDNYWYTAEPASDFYNRYPVDLKLAEEYGVNGIRISIAWSRIFPTGYGQVNQKGVEFYHNLFAECHKRHVEPFVTLHHFDTPEALHSNGDFLNRENIEYFVDYAAFCFEEFPEVNYWTTFNEIGPIGDGQYLVGKFPPGIQYDLAKVFQSHHNMMVSHARAVKLYKDKGYKGEIGVVHALPTKYPLDPKNPADVRAAELEDIIHNKFILDATYLGHYSEKTLAGVEAILAANGGSLDLREEDFEVLEAAKDLNDFLGINYYMSDWMEAFDGETEIIHNGKGEKGSSKYQIKGVGRRVAPDYVPRTDWDWIIYPQGLYDQIMRVKKDYPNYKKIYITENGLGYKDEFVDNTVYDDGRIDYVKQHLEVLSDAIADGANVKGYFIWSLMDVFSWSNGYEKRYGLFYVDFETQERYPKKSAHWYKKVSETQVIE; this comes from the coding sequence ATGACAAAAACATTACCAAAAGACTTTATTTTCGGTGGCGCAACTGCTGCCTATCAAGCAGAAGGTGCTACACATACTGATGGTAAAGGACCAGTTGCTTGGGATAAATATCTTGAAGATAACTACTGGTACACTGCCGAACCAGCTAGTGATTTTTACAATCGATATCCAGTTGACCTCAAACTAGCAGAAGAGTATGGTGTCAATGGTATTCGAATTTCTATTGCTTGGTCACGTATTTTCCCAACCGGTTACGGTCAAGTAAATCAGAAAGGTGTTGAGTTTTATCATAATTTATTTGCAGAGTGTCACAAACGTCACGTTGAGCCATTTGTAACTCTTCATCACTTTGATACGCCAGAAGCTCTCCACTCAAATGGAGACTTCTTAAACCGTGAAAACATTGAATACTTTGTAGACTACGCTGCCTTCTGTTTTGAAGAATTCCCAGAAGTAAACTATTGGACAACCTTTAATGAAATTGGGCCAATCGGTGATGGTCAATACTTGGTTGGTAAATTCCCTCCAGGTATTCAGTACGACCTTGCTAAAGTTTTCCAATCGCACCATAATATGATGGTTTCTCATGCGCGTGCAGTCAAGCTATATAAAGATAAAGGTTACAAAGGTGAAATTGGTGTTGTTCACGCACTGCCAACCAAGTATCCTTTAGATCCTAAAAATCCAGCAGATGTTCGTGCGGCAGAGTTGGAGGACATTATCCATAACAAATTTATCTTGGATGCAACTTATCTGGGTCACTACTCTGAAAAGACTCTGGCAGGGGTAGAGGCTATCTTGGCTGCCAATGGTGGTAGCTTAGATCTTCGTGAAGAAGATTTCGAAGTATTAGAAGCCGCAAAAGACTTGAATGACTTCCTTGGAATTAATTACTATATGAGTGACTGGATGGAAGCATTTGATGGAGAAACAGAAATCATCCATAATGGTAAAGGTGAAAAAGGAAGCTCTAAATACCAAATTAAAGGTGTTGGTCGTCGTGTAGCTCCTGACTATGTACCACGTACGGATTGGGATTGGATTATCTACCCTCAAGGTTTGTATGACCAAATCATGCGCGTGAAGAAAGATTATCCGAACTACAAGAAGATTTACATCACTGAAAATGGTCTTGGATATAAAGATGAGTTCGTTGATAACACTGTTTACGATGATGGTCGTATTGATTACGTGAAGCAACACTTAGAGGTCTTGTCTGATGCTATTGCTGATGGTGCAAACGTCAAAGGATACTTCATTTGGTCATTGATGGACGTCTTCTCATGGTCAAACGGTTATGAAAAACGTTACGGTCTCTTCTATGTAGACTTTGAAACTCAAGAACGTTATCCTAAGAAATCAGCTCACTGGTATAAGAAAGTATCAGAAACTCAAGTGATTGAGTAG